Proteins encoded by one window of Papio anubis isolate 15944 chromosome 7, Panubis1.0, whole genome shotgun sequence:
- the LOC101022328 gene encoding 40S ribosomal protein S27-like: MDVKCPGCYKITTVFSHAQTVVLCVGCSTVLCQPTGGKARLPEGCSFRRKQH, translated from the coding sequence ATGGATGTGAAATGCCCAGGATGCTATAAAATCACCACGGTCTTTAGCCATGCACAAACGGTAGTTTTGTGTGTTGGCTGCTCCACTGTCCTCTGCCAGCCTACAGGAGGAAAAGCAAGGCTTCCAGAAGGATGTTCCTTTAGGAGGAAGCAGCACTAA